The window GAGGCTCTTTATTTACATGGCGGAAGGTATCTATAAAACCACCTTCAATGAATTTCTCCATCCACTCCCGCTCTTCGGGTAAAAAGCCGGATGAGTTGGCGTTTGATTTTGGGTTGTGGATATCAATAGGGCGGTGGCAAATGTTATAATCGCCGCAAACTACCAGGTTGGGGATTTCTGACTTTAAGAGGGTCAAATACTTGCCAAATTCGTCAAGGAAACGGTATTTAAAAATCTGCCGTTCATCGCCGCTTGAGCCGGATGGGAAGTAGGCGCTCATGACCGATACCTCGTCAAAATCAACCCGGATGCAGCGGCCCTCACGGTCAAAATCGGGGATGCCACAACCGTACTCAACATGTTTGGGCAATTGTTTGGTAAATATCGCAGTACCGCTGTAACCCTTCTTTTCGGCCGGGAACCAGTAGTGCTGGTAGCCCATCTGGTCAACCAGTCCAAGGTCAGTAAGTACATCGGGCGTAGCTTTAATTTCCTGCAGGCAAACTACATCGGCATCAGTAGCCTGTAGCCAGGCCAACCAGTTCTTGCTTATTGCCGACCGGATACCGTTAACGTTATAAGTGATTATTTTCATGTCGGATTTGGGATGTTCGATTTCGGATTTAAAATTAAGATTAGTAAAGCGTACAATTTTAGATTTTTTATTTTATCAATCGTTCACATCTAATGATAATTTAAAAAATAAAAATCCGAAATCGAACATCCCAAATCCGAAATCAAGAACCCCGGCTCAGCAGCTTATCCAGTTGCTTGCACTCCTTTTTACTAAGTACATCTACTTTCATCGGGATATCGGTAAGCGGGCGGTCCCTTTCATCTTTCTTCACCGCGGCAATGTGGTCAACCATATCAAAACCTGTTACAACTTCGCCGTAAACGGTATAACTATGATCCAATTGGGCTGTGCCGCCAACTGTTTTATAATATTCGCGCTGCCAGGCAGGTATTTTATAACCTTTTAGCCGTCCGTTTTCCAGCGAATCCATTTTGGCATCGCTAAGGCGTTTACCTTCTACAATATAAAACTGGCAACCGCTTGATGCTTTCTTGGGGTTATCATCGCGGGCGGCGGCCAGTACCCCACGTTTATGAAACAGGCTGTCCCTGAATTCGGCCGGGATGGTGTAGCCAACATCACCGTTGCCCAATTCGTCACCCGGTTTGGCTTTGGCCGGATCTTTCGAATCCGGGTCGCCGCCCTGGATCATAAAATTCTGTATCACACGGTGAAACAATACACCATTGTAAAAACCTTTTTTTGCCAGTTTGATAAAATTGTCGCGGTGCAAAGGAGTCTCGTTGTATAGCCGGATAATTACGCTTCCGTAACTGGTGCTGATGCGCACATACTGGTTTTTGGGAGGCTTTGCAAAGGCAATGGCAGTAATAAATAAGAGTAAAGTTAGGGTAAGGATTTTTTTCATATATCGTCTGAAATCAGAATTTACAGAATTTAAGAATTAGCAGAATATTGTCTGAACCGGAATTTGTCGAATTTAGGAAATTACAGAATTTTTGGAATAATAATCACAATAACCTAATTGAAATGTATAAGAGCTGTATTTGAATAAATACTACGGTTTAGCCAACTACTCACCTAATCAACTCAATAAACCCAATAAACCATTCACCATCCTATATCACCCCCAGCTCTTCAAAATAAGTGATGATTAATGATTTTATGAGCATTTCCTGCTCCAACATGGTATAATTAGGAATAACCTTAACAAGTTTCCAGTGCGGCCAACCATCCTGGTCAAGGCCTTCCAACTCGTAAAAACCCATCATGCTCATGAGTTTGCAGTTGGCAATATGCATCAGTTCTTCTTTTTGGCGTTTGCTGAATTTGCGTGGCCCCTGGCCAAGTTCCTGAACGCCAATTAAAAACAATAGTACTTTTATATCGGGTTTCTCGTTGTCAAAATCTTCGGCAATACGGTTTTGCAACGCACCCCACTTAATATTAATTTCTGCCGGTTTCATATTGGCAAAGGTACGTTCATTAGTTCACTGGTTCATTAGTTGATTGGTCTTTTCTCTTTGGCGTTCATTGGTTCGCGGGTTCATCAGTTCATTGGTCTTTGGTGGCGGAGCAGTTCAATGGTCTTCTATCTTAGCTTAAGGGCTGGCTTTGAAGGTTGTTTTATATAGGAATTTGCTAAGCTAACCTACCATCCACTAATGAACCAATGAACCCGTGAACCAATGAACTAACAGTATTGTTACAATGTTGCATTAAATTGCCCGTTTAAATGCTTACTTTTGCTTTATCCTGCAAAAAGGTGTTGACGTGAAGAAAAACAAGGTAAATATCATTTACTCGTGGCTGTTACTGGTTTGCTTTATTGCAGGGCAGTACATGGTTTACACGCATCAGCACCATTTGTTAAAAGGTATTTCAAAATCGGTATCTGTATCCAATACCCATCCACAGCAAACGGTTAAAGAAAAATGCGACATGTGCGATGCTATGCACCACAATTTCGCGGTAATTCACAATGCTTTATATGCAACGCACCAAACAGCGGTGATGCATGTTTTTAAGGCTTGCGACTATGATTTTGTAAGTTTTTCGCTGGTACTGACTGCCGGTCGTGCTCCGCCGGTGTTTTCGTAACAATTCCACCCTGTTATCATTTTTTATTAAGAACGCCGTTTTATAAGCGGTATTTATTGATTTACACCCCATTCTTGTTATGAAATTAAAGCTGATTAGCTTCTATATATTATTATTTGTAGGTTTTGGCGTCCAGGCGCATATTGCCCCCCATACTCTTAAAAACTTGTCCGAAGATGTTGTCGGAACATTATCCGGCACCATTACCGATAAGGCTGATGGCAAACCCATTATTGGCGCCACTATCACCATTCCCGATTTACGTAAAGGCGCCGTTACCGATGCCGATGGTAAGTATACCTTTAACAACATCCCTAAAGGCATTTACCTGGTGCAGGTAAGCTATATAGGTTACCTGACTATTAACCAACGTGTTGATTTTTCGAAAACCAAGGTGTATGATGTAAAAATGCAAACATCATCCGTTGAGGCCGGCGAGGTTGTTATCACCGGCGTGAGCAAGGCTACCGAAATAAAGCGCAGCCCAGTGCCTATGCTGGCTGTTGGTAAGGCTTATTTAGAGCAGCGTGCGGCATCGGGCAATATTATTGACCAGATAGCCACACTGCCAGGTGTAAGTGCCGTTACAACGGGGCCAAACGTATCCAAACCCTTTATTCATGGCCTGGGTTATAACCGGGTAATTACGCTGATGGACGGCATACGCCAGGAAGGTCAGCAATGGGGAGATGAACACGGAATTGAGGTTGACCAAAACTCGGTTGACCGGGTGGAGGTAATAAAAGGCCCGGCCAGTTTAACTTATGGCTCGGATGCCATTGGCGGGGTGGTGAATTTGATTTCGCCGCCACCCGTTCCAGAGGGCACTATTGCAGGTTCGGTACAGGGAGTTTATGGTACCAACCAGGGTTTGTTGAACGGATCGTTCCGCTTGCAGGGCAACCAAAATGGCTTGGTATGGGGAACTGTTCTATCGGCCAAAGAGGGCAAAAACTACCAAAATCAGCACGATGGTCGGGTTTATGGTACCAACTATAAAGAAAAGGATGCCCGTGTAATGGTGGGTTTAAATAAATCATGGGGAACATCGTACCTGAACGCTTCGTTATTTGACGACGAGCAATCCATCCCCGATGGCAGCCGCGATTCCCTTACCCGTAAGTTTACCCGCCAGATAACCGAGGACGATGCCTTCAGACCCATTGTTCCAGAATCTGTACTAAATAGTTATACCATTCCTACGCTGCACCAGCATGTGCAGCTATACCGCATTTACAACAACAGTAACTTTAGGCTGGGCGATGGTAACCTGATTGTAAACCTGGGTTACCAATACAGTCACAGGCGCGAATATACACACCCCGAAGCTGGTGATGTTGCCGGGCTTAACCTGCATTTAACAACTTACACCTATGATGTTAAATACAACTTTAACCTGGGTAACGATTATGAAACCACGTTGGGCATCAACGGGCAGTATCAAAACAATACTATTGGTGATGCTACTGATTTTCCTATCCCCGCATATCATCAGTTCGATATAGGCCCTTTCTTCGTGGTAAAGAAAAGTTATGGCAAACTCGATCTTTCAGCAGGGGCAAGGTTTGATAACCGGTCATTTAGCAGCAGCGCCGCTTATGTGGATACATTGGGGTCAAATGGTTTTCCTCAGTTATATATCGGTGCAAATCCAACGTCTGCGCCAAATGTAAAAACTCAGTTTGACGCTTTTAGCAAAACATTCCGGGGTTTTTCGGGCAGTTTTGGCGCTACTTACAATGTGTCTGATGCTTTTTTGGTGAAGGCAAATATATCGCGTGGTTTCAGGGCGCCAAGTATTGCAGAGATATCGGCAAACGGGCCAGACCCCGGATCGCAGATCTACCATATCGGTGATAAAAACTTTAAACCGGAGTTTAGCTTACAGGAAGATATAGGCACGTTTTTAACGCTACCCAATGTAACGGCAAGTATTGAATTGTTTAACAATGATATCTCCAATTACATTTACCAGCAACAGATCTTGAATCCGGATGGCAGCCCCGTTTACACCCAGGGATATACCACATTTACCTATGTACAAAGCAAGGCCCGTATTTATGGCGGCGAGGTAAATGTAGATTTGCACCCTATTTCATGGCTGCATTTCGAAAATGCTATGAGCCTGACGTATGGCGAAAACAAGGGTAACGGAGGCTCCGTTGCAGATAGTTTGAAATACCTGCCATTTATACCGCCGTTGCATACCCATTCTGAACTGCGCGGTACCTTCAATGGTGGTTTTGGTGATTTCAAGAACCTATATGTATTTGTTGGGTTCGACCACTACAGCGCCCAAAATCGTTTCTTTTCGGCTTATGGAACAGAAACTTATACACCCGGCTATAATTTGCTGAGCGCCGGTTTTGGCGGCAATATTGTGAACAAAGCAGGCCAGCCGGTAATTAAATTATTTATTGAGGGTACCAACCTGGCCAATGTTAATTACCAATCAAACATGAGCAGGCTAAAGTATTTTGATAACCCAACCGTGCCGGCAGGCGTTCGCCCGGGTATTTTTAATATGGGACGTAACATTAGCTTTAAAGTGGTGGTTCCGTTCGGATTTAATACAGGTAAGAAATCGTAAGATAGTTTTAAACACAAAGGCATTTATAAAACAAAGGCGAACTATACGGGTAAACCGAGGTAGTTCGCCTTTATTGATTAAGCCTGCGTAACTGGCTGATGGTGTTCATGACAAGTTTCGGCACAAACCTGGCAGGGCATGACACATTGTTTACAATGATCGTGTTTATGTTTACCACATTCGGCTGCGCAACGGCGGCAAATCTCTTCGCATAGCACCAGGTACTGATGAGCTATTAACAAGTCCCGCTGTAATAGGCGTGCACCCCGGGCGCAAATATCGACACAGTCACGGTCGAGCCGGATTCAATCTGCCATCATTTGCACATCGTCTTCACTTAAACGCGCTGTTGCACGGTTTTCGCATGCTGCTACGCAATTCAACAACCGTTGAATAATTGCGCTGCGATCGTGATTTTCCATATCGGTATTTGTTATAGTGCTTAATAACAATCCCCATAGTTGGTAAATGTTTTGAAGCATTTAAAATGCGCCGGAAAAACCACGCAAAGCCTAGCCGATGAGCTTTAAAACAAAACAGGCTCCCTCGTTACCGAAGCAGCCTGTTTTTATAGAGTTTGAATTTTTATTATTGTTGATCTGGCTCGTCAGATGGAGTGCCAACAATTTTGTAAATGGTATCGCCATTGTTGTTCCTGCTTTCCTGGTAGTAATAACCGTCAGGAGAAACAAATAATTTTTCGCCGTTAATTTTAATCTTACGGCAATCATCAGGCAATTGTGTTACAATATCGCCAATTTGCGGGCCTTGCTGTACATCGCCGTTGCCGCCATTATCGGTATTTAACTCACCATCTTTACCCGCAATCACATACACTTGCGTGCCGTCATCTTTTGTGTAAGGCTGATAGTACACTCCGTTTGATTCATAATATTGTTCGCCATTAATCATGATTGATTTTGCATCTGATGGTAGGTTTTTAACCTCGGCACCAACAGGCGGTTCAACCACAGTATACTGATCATTATATTGACGGTAGTATAAACCATCGCTATAAAAGTATTGATAATCACCAAACCAGAACGGATAGTATCCGTAAGGCAGGAAGCCGATGCTAAAGCCGATACGTGGATAATAATATGAATTATAGTAGTTGTGGTATGGGTAATAAACGTGGCTGCCAAAATAACCACCGCGGCCACCGTAACGATATCCACCTGTGTAAACTCTTTGCCCATAACCAGTACCGCCGCTATAGTAATTGCCACGGCCACCATTATAGGCGCGCCTGTCAAGGCTGTTATAGCTGCGCGTGCCGCTGTATACACGTTGACCTGCGCCGTTAACGCTGCTGCGTTGAGGAGCAATGGCCACGTTATTTGATCTGTTGCCGTAACCATAGTTGCCGCGTTGTGGTGCAATTGCCTGGCTGCCACGGTTAACACTGCCGTTTCCGCTGAAGCCACGTGAAGGCTGTGCTACAGAAACGCCCTGATTGCCACCGCCATTATATGATGGGCGCGCAACACCTATGCTACCGCCACCACCCGAAGGACGTGAAACGCTAACGCTGCCACCGCCACCACCGCCTGATGAACGGGAACCGCCACCACCACCGCCACCGGATGATCTTTGGCCGCCGCCACCGCCGCCACCACGTTGGGCGTTGGCAGTAAATGCTAAAGACAAGCTTAACAAGCCGGCTAAAGCGAATGAAAATAAATTTTTATATGTCCTTTTCATGATTGAAAGATTTTTAACTGTTCGGCAGATTTCTCTGCCTTGTATAAATATATAGACTAAAAAATGTTTAAACGGTTTAATTGATTTTTAATATTATTTTGTATAATAATGCAAAAAACGCACCAATAAAAAAATTACCTACACAACAACCTCAAAACCGCCTTTTTATTGCTTTGTGCTTACTAATTTAAAGCCTCGGCAATCACTAAAAATGGCTCCTCAAATTGCAGGCTGAAAAATCCATCTGCAATAGTTTGATAGTTATTTTCGCCATTGTCCTTCAAACCACTAAATCTAAGCGCCTTTGTTTTCGACAAGACTTCAATTTGCTCGCCTGCTGGTTTCCACTTGCTGAACCCCGAGATTACCGGATAAATTTTTTGCCGGGCATTAAAAATAACCAGGTTAATTTTATCAGCATAAGGCAAAAAATCACTTAGTTCCAGCTCGTCGGCTATTACGTTAACAGCAGGATAGTTATTAACAGTAAGGAAATTTAGCGCTGCCTGTGTTATATTGCTGTTTCCGGCAGCAATCAACTTTACATCAGACTGGGCTAAAACCGCTCCGTCATCATCGGTAATAATCCAATCTATTTTAATGCCAAAACTGTTCAGCTTTTCGGCGGTGTCGGGTGTTGTTATCACCGTCGGACTCCATTCCAATAATTGCCCCAGCAGTTCCTCCTCAAAATTATCTATCCCCAATACAAGTAAAGCAGGCTCCTGTTTCTCGCGAACGATATGATGCGACGACATTTGATAAAGTTAAGGCGAATAAATGAATATTGGATGAAAAGAAACCGGCCCGAAATGTTAAATTATTTGATTTAACATTTCGGGCCGGTTAAAAAGGTTATTTGCCCAGGCCATCGGGCTGAAAATCCAGCGATATCGAATTCATGCAAAAGCGTTTTCCGGTAGGTGGTGGGCCGTCATCAAAAATATGGCCCAGGTGCGAATCGCAACGGGCACAAATTACTTCGGTACGCTGCATACCTACCGAGTTATCTTCTTTATAAATTACGCTGTTTTTACGTACCGCCTGGTAAAAACTGGGCCAGCCACAATTGCTGGCGAACTTGGCGTCCGACCGGAAAAGCTCGTTACCGCAAACGGCGCAATAGTACGTACCCCTGGCGTTTTTGTCCCAATATTGGCCTGTAAATGGCCTTTCTGTAGCTTGTTCACGTGCTGTGGCATATAAAGCAGGCGACAGGATCTTTTTCCACTCCGCATCACTCACCGCTAAATGTTTGGTATCGGTATTGGAGTAATAAGGGTTGTTCTCGTGCCCTTTGGTTGATTTTAGATGCTGGGCATTGGCGCCACATGCTGTGCCGGTTAAAATGGCAAATACTATTAGTGCTAATCTCATTTTTTTAATTTTCCTTTAAATACACTCCTGAATTTTTCCAGCTCGGGCTGTATCACATATTTGCAATAAGGCTGCTCGCCATTTTGGTTAAAATAGTTTTGATGATAATCTTCGGCTTTGTAAAATACCGTAAAGGGATTTACCTGGGTAACTATTTTATTGGGATAAACCTTTTCGGCATTCAGCTTATTGATATAATACTCGGCTTTTTGCTTTTGGGCCGCGTTGTGATAAAATATGGCCGACCGGTATTGCGTGCCTACATCATTACCCTGGCGGTTAAGCTGTGTTGGGTCATGGGCTACAAAAAAAGCGGCTAACAATGCATCATAAGTTACTTTAGCAGGGTCGTAAATAATGTTACAGGTTTCGGCATGGCCGGTTGTGCCGGTGCAAACCAGTTTATAGCTGGGGTTGGCCACGTGGCCGCCTGCAAAACCAGATACAACTTTTACAACACCCTCAATCTGTTGAAACTTGGCCTCGGTACACCAGAAACAACCGGTGGCAAAAGTGGCGGTATCAAGTTTTGGAGCGTTTGAATTATTGGGATTGATGGCCGGTTTGGCAAACGCAGATGCCCCGGTAATGATGAATAGCAGTAATTGAAATGTTATTTTTTTCATGTTTTAATCGATCGGTGCAGCTTTTGTTTTTGCAGCTAATGTTACTAACGTAAAAAACAGATGTTTGGTAACCATGTAGTCGGGATTTCGGGGATATCCTTACAGATTTTTAC is drawn from Mucilaginibacter ginsenosidivorax and contains these coding sequences:
- a CDS encoding exodeoxyribonuclease III, with amino-acid sequence MKIITYNVNGIRSAISKNWLAWLQATDADVVCLQEIKATPDVLTDLGLVDQMGYQHYWFPAEKKGYSGTAIFTKQLPKHVEYGCGIPDFDREGRCIRVDFDEVSVMSAYFPSGSSGDERQIFKYRFLDEFGKYLTLLKSEIPNLVVCGDYNICHRPIDIHNPKSNANSSGFLPEEREWMEKFIEGGFIDTFRHVNKEPHNYTWWSFRAGARGKNLGWRIDYAMASTELEANIKRAAILPEAKHSDHCPVLLELEF
- a CDS encoding peptidylprolyl isomerase yields the protein MKKILTLTLLLFITAIAFAKPPKNQYVRISTSYGSVIIRLYNETPLHRDNFIKLAKKGFYNGVLFHRVIQNFMIQGGDPDSKDPAKAKPGDELGNGDVGYTIPAEFRDSLFHKRGVLAAARDDNPKKASSGCQFYIVEGKRLSDAKMDSLENGRLKGYKIPAWQREYYKTVGGTAQLDHSYTVYGEVVTGFDMVDHIAAVKKDERDRPLTDIPMKVDVLSKKECKQLDKLLSRGS
- a CDS encoding TonB-dependent receptor, translating into MKLKLISFYILLFVGFGVQAHIAPHTLKNLSEDVVGTLSGTITDKADGKPIIGATITIPDLRKGAVTDADGKYTFNNIPKGIYLVQVSYIGYLTINQRVDFSKTKVYDVKMQTSSVEAGEVVITGVSKATEIKRSPVPMLAVGKAYLEQRAASGNIIDQIATLPGVSAVTTGPNVSKPFIHGLGYNRVITLMDGIRQEGQQWGDEHGIEVDQNSVDRVEVIKGPASLTYGSDAIGGVVNLISPPPVPEGTIAGSVQGVYGTNQGLLNGSFRLQGNQNGLVWGTVLSAKEGKNYQNQHDGRVYGTNYKEKDARVMVGLNKSWGTSYLNASLFDDEQSIPDGSRDSLTRKFTRQITEDDAFRPIVPESVLNSYTIPTLHQHVQLYRIYNNSNFRLGDGNLIVNLGYQYSHRREYTHPEAGDVAGLNLHLTTYTYDVKYNFNLGNDYETTLGINGQYQNNTIGDATDFPIPAYHQFDIGPFFVVKKSYGKLDLSAGARFDNRSFSSSAAYVDTLGSNGFPQLYIGANPTSAPNVKTQFDAFSKTFRGFSGSFGATYNVSDAFLVKANISRGFRAPSIAEISANGPDPGSQIYHIGDKNFKPEFSLQEDIGTFLTLPNVTASIELFNNDISNYIYQQQILNPDGSPVYTQGYTTFTYVQSKARIYGGEVNVDLHPISWLHFENAMSLTYGENKGNGGSVADSLKYLPFIPPLHTHSELRGTFNGGFGDFKNLYVFVGFDHYSAQNRFFSAYGTETYTPGYNLLSAGFGGNIVNKAGQPVIKLFIEGTNLANVNYQSNMSRLKYFDNPTVPAGVRPGIFNMGRNISFKVVVPFGFNTGKKS
- a CDS encoding DUF6515 family protein — translated: MKRTYKNLFSFALAGLLSLSLAFTANAQRGGGGGGGQRSSGGGGGGGSRSSGGGGGGSVSVSRPSGGGGSIGVARPSYNGGGNQGVSVAQPSRGFSGNGSVNRGSQAIAPQRGNYGYGNRSNNVAIAPQRSSVNGAGQRVYSGTRSYNSLDRRAYNGGRGNYYSGGTGYGQRVYTGGYRYGGRGGYFGSHVYYPYHNYYNSYYYPRIGFSIGFLPYGYYPFWFGDYQYFYSDGLYYRQYNDQYTVVEPPVGAEVKNLPSDAKSIMINGEQYYESNGVYYQPYTKDDGTQVYVIAGKDGELNTDNGGNGDVQQGPQIGDIVTQLPDDCRKIKINGEKLFVSPDGYYYQESRNNNGDTIYKIVGTPSDEPDQQ
- a CDS encoding thiamine pyrophosphokinase, whose protein sequence is MSSHHIVREKQEPALLVLGIDNFEEELLGQLLEWSPTVITTPDTAEKLNSFGIKIDWIITDDDGAVLAQSDVKLIAAGNSNITQAALNFLTVNNYPAVNVIADELELSDFLPYADKINLVIFNARQKIYPVISGFSKWKPAGEQIEVLSKTKALRFSGLKDNGENNYQTIADGFFSLQFEEPFLVIAEALN
- the msrB gene encoding peptide-methionine (R)-S-oxide reductase MsrB gives rise to the protein MRLALIVFAILTGTACGANAQHLKSTKGHENNPYYSNTDTKHLAVSDAEWKKILSPALYATAREQATERPFTGQYWDKNARGTYYCAVCGNELFRSDAKFASNCGWPSFYQAVRKNSVIYKEDNSVGMQRTEVICARCDSHLGHIFDDGPPPTGKRFCMNSISLDFQPDGLGK
- the msrA gene encoding peptide-methionine (S)-S-oxide reductase MsrA, with the protein product MKKITFQLLLFIITGASAFAKPAINPNNSNAPKLDTATFATGCFWCTEAKFQQIEGVVKVVSGFAGGHVANPSYKLVCTGTTGHAETCNIIYDPAKVTYDALLAAFFVAHDPTQLNRQGNDVGTQYRSAIFYHNAAQKQKAEYYINKLNAEKVYPNKIVTQVNPFTVFYKAEDYHQNYFNQNGEQPYCKYVIQPELEKFRSVFKGKLKK